CACACCACAACCAGTAACCATGTTCCGTGATCTTTCTAAACTATATTTAACGGAATAATAATTAAAAATCATTCGTAAAAAATCTGGCCTGCCATGCTTGTTTTTGGCAGGTTCAGGTTTTTACTTGTCATTTTTAGTGTTTTAGATAGGAGATAAATTATGCTAAAAACAATCATAAAACGCGTATTGCAAATTATTCCGATGCTATTTATTATCTCGATTATTTCGTTTGCACTTATAAAATTAGCGCCCGGGGATCCCGTGAACTCGTTTGTTACGCCTGATATGAATCCTGACGATGTGGAACGAATTAGACAAAGTTTAGGGCTGGATCAACCAATTTATGTGCAGTACTTTATTTGGCTTGGGAACTTGTTGCAAGGGAATCTTGGTTATTCGATTGTGAATAGCCAGCCAGTATTGCAACAAATTTTAGAGAGAATTCCAGCGACACTTGGTTTGGTGGGAACTTCGCTTGTTCTGACGCTATTATTATCGATTCCATTTGGTTTGGTTGCGGCGAATTATGAAAATACGTGGATTGATAAAGTGTTAAACGGGATTTCATATATTGGTATTTCGATTCCGATTTTTTGGTTTGGGATGATTTTAATAGATGTATTTTCGATTCAGCTAGGTTGGCTTCCAAGTCTAGGGATGCGAACGATTGGGGTCGACTCTTTTTGGGATATGGCGGAGCATGCGATTTTACCAGTTATAACGCTGACTTTCCAAGGGTGCGCGGCATATTATCGTTACGTCCGCTCAAATACCATCAACCAATTAAAAGAAGAATATGTTTTATTTGGTTATGCGAAAGGTCTATCCAAAGTGCAAATTATGGGGCATCATGTCTTGAAAAATTCCTTGCTGCCAGTTATAACACTACTTGGGATGTCACTTCCGCAAGTCATTACAGGCGCTTTTATTACCGAAAGTATTTTTTCATGGCCGGGAATGGGCTCGCTTGGAATCAACGCGATTTTCCAACTGGATTATCCAGTTATTATGGCGATTACACTTTTTTCAGCGCTGTTATTAATTATCGGAAACTTGCTGGCCGATTTAGCTTATATGATTGTCGATCCGCGGATTAGGGAAATGGGGTGAGGAGTTCATGATGCGATTAGATTTTTCGAAAAAAACAATGCAAGATTTCGAGCGGGATGCAGAAGTTGTTCACGCAACACGAGAGCGGAGTTTTTGGCGTTTTATGCTTGCTGACCGCCGCGCTGTTTTTGCGACGAGTGTGCTGATACTTATTACGGTGGCTTGTATTTTCGCGTTCCTTTCGCCTTATGACCCTAATGCTCTTTCCGTTCAAGACAAACTGATGCCGCCAAATTCGTCGCACTGGTTTGGGACGGATGACCATGGTCGGGATTACTTGACGCGTGTCTTGTACGGTGGCCGGGTTTCACTACTTGTCGGTGTATTTGCGATGATGATTGCCGTTGTCGTTGGAACGCTTGCTGGGACAGTTAGTGGCTACTTTGGTGGATTCATTGACAATATGGTGATGCGTTTTCTTGATATTTTCATGTCGATTCCGTCATTTTTCCTGCTAATGATTTTAAATGCATACTTAAAACCGGGAATTTCGAATATTATTATCATTATCGGATTGCTTTCTTGGATGGAAGTGGCGCGGATAGTCCGGGCAGAAACCCTAACACTAAAAGAACGTGAATTCATTTTGTACTCCAAGTCTTCGGGCGGCGGATTTTTCCACATTATGTTCAAGCACATTATTCCAAACGCGATGCCATCGATTGTTGTTGCAGCTTCATTAAACGTCGCTACAGCCATTTTAACCGAGTCGGCACTAAGTTTCCTTGGCCTCGGCGTTCAACAGCCTAACGCTTCGTGGGGCAGCATGCTGAACAATGCGCAAGGCTACGTCGGCGAAGCAACATACTTGGCGCTTTTCCCCGGATTACTAATTTTAATGACTATTCTTTCCTTCAACGTCCTTGGCGATGTGCTGAGAAAAGGGTTATCACGTAGATATTAAATTTAAAAACACTTTGATTTTTTCAGTCAAAGTGTTTTTTTGTTTTTTAAAGAAAAGGTACTTAAAATAGAAACGTAAAAAACGTGTTTTAGCCAATTTCCAAGGCATAATTTCACAAAACGCTCACAAAACGAGAATGCGTGCGGTGCTATAATTAAAAGATAAGGTTTCATTATTATAGACAGAGATGAGGCGCAGAAATGAGTGAAATAAAAGTTAAAGAAGCAACATTGAAAAAACACGCGACAAAGTTAGAATCCAAAGGCAAATCAACTGAATATTTACCAATGAAAGGTGGCAATATGGCCTATAGTCAAGCCAATTCCATCAATCATTTTCGGACAGCATTGTTTGACTTGGTAGACGCGGTGGACAATTTTCAGGGTGTGGTAGGAACGGATGCCAAAAGATTGCAAGAATTAGGCGCATCATTTACTCGCAAAGACCAAGAGCTTGAACGAGGCATGGGATTGGGAGATAAATAAATGGATGCAAAGAGCCAGCAAATGGAGACACAACTGCAACTGCTGAAAAAAGAACAATCCGCGGCCGAAGATTTTTTGCAAGATTTA
The sequence above is drawn from the Listeria monocytogenes genome and encodes:
- a CDS encoding ABC transporter permease, with amino-acid sequence MLKTIIKRVLQIIPMLFIISIISFALIKLAPGDPVNSFVTPDMNPDDVERIRQSLGLDQPIYVQYFIWLGNLLQGNLGYSIVNSQPVLQQILERIPATLGLVGTSLVLTLLLSIPFGLVAANYENTWIDKVLNGISYIGISIPIFWFGMILIDVFSIQLGWLPSLGMRTIGVDSFWDMAEHAILPVITLTFQGCAAYYRYVRSNTINQLKEEYVLFGYAKGLSKVQIMGHHVLKNSLLPVITLLGMSLPQVITGAFITESIFSWPGMGSLGINAIFQLDYPVIMAITLFSALLLIIGNLLADLAYMIVDPRIREMG
- a CDS encoding ABC transporter permease, translating into MRLDFSKKTMQDFERDAEVVHATRERSFWRFMLADRRAVFATSVLILITVACIFAFLSPYDPNALSVQDKLMPPNSSHWFGTDDHGRDYLTRVLYGGRVSLLVGVFAMMIAVVVGTLAGTVSGYFGGFIDNMVMRFLDIFMSIPSFFLLMILNAYLKPGISNIIIIIGLLSWMEVARIVRAETLTLKEREFILYSKSSGGGFFHIMFKHIIPNAMPSIVVAASLNVATAILTESALSFLGLGVQQPNASWGSMLNNAQGYVGEATYLALFPGLLILMTILSFNVLGDVLRKGLSRRY
- a CDS encoding DUF3130 domain-containing protein, with protein sequence MSEIKVKEATLKKHATKLESKGKSTEYLPMKGGNMAYSQANSINHFRTALFDLVDAVDNFQGVVGTDAKRLQELGASFTRKDQELERGMGLGDK